TTGGAAAGTCTGGCGACAGTGGTGGAGGAATGTATGTCATCAGTATCCTTACCAGTTATTTCCTTACTGTTGGGCAACCTGAACTATGAAACAGAATAGTGACTTATGAAAGAAGAGACTGGATAATATTCAGTATACTAAATAATTCAGAAAACCGAACTACTACATTAGatgataaagaagtaaaaaggaCTTTTAAATAACCAAATTTTAGTTCCACAAAACCCTGACTTAAATCCTAGTAAATGAAggtattgaaatattttcatactaTAAGTAAGACCAATGTGAAAGataaaattgcatttaaattttaacttagaGACTTAGGAATAAAACTAAGATCCCAGTGACCAGGCCAGAACGTTACTGACCTTAATCTTCTATGTGAAGACCTGCATAAAGCTCTAGGATCCCTAGCCACGGCCACTCTGGAGTCTGTCGTACAGGAGAGGTAAGGAGATCACCCTGCTCAGGGTTGGGGTCTGACACTTCCTTTCCACACTCCATTTGAATAAACAATTTGATCATTCTGTAAGCAAGCAATGTAGATACATCTCGGTGCATCTTGCCCCATTTTTCCACTGGACTGTTACAGATCCCACCCACCACTACTCTTCACCCTAAATATCCTCCTGCTTAATTCCCAGTGATGCCAATTAACCAGACTTCCTAAAGCCTTTCCTTACAAATGCAGGAACTGAGGTACTCACGGGAGTCAGCAGTGTGGTCAGCAGTACCATCACCAGTCTGGAGTTGTGAGAGAACTCCCTGACCActgctcctctctctggccctggccCCACACATGGAAACAGAGCAGCTGCCATTTGTGACTCGGAGCTAAAACTTACCTATGTTGGTATGCCATTTACTCTCTTTATTCCTTTCCAGATTTGGGTCTCGCTGTGCCAGAATATTCCGTCTAGTTTTGCAAAAGAAACACCTGGAGCAGAAACAGGTAGAAGACTTTGCAATGATTCCAGCAAAGGAGGCAAAGGATATGCTTTATAAGATGCTCTCAGAAAATTTCATATCACTCCAGGTAACCAGTGGCATAATGGTCACCAACCAGTGGAGCTGGCCTAGGGTGATAGAAACTTCTGAGGCAAACATCCTGAGCCCGAAGCAAACTCTCTGTCCAGCtgtgagatgaaaaaaaaaaaaaaaaaaaaaaaagattaaccaaGACATAGTAAGAACTTGAAAAAGAATTGGGGAGCTTTAAGTGGCCTAGTTGAAAAGAGGCACGGCCAAGAAATCACCCCAGAATCACCCTTTATTCCTCAGCTCTTAGTCCCTGCGATTTGTCCTTTCTTCAGGCATTAAGTTTATTATAGATTAAATTTCTCAGCAGCATCTTCTGGGTCTTCACTACATGCAGAGCCATGTAGTATACCCTATGACGAAACAGAATCTCAATTCTGCCCCTGATTCAGTTATATTGAGCAAAGTACCTACCGTCATTTTTTCTCATCCTTAATGTGATGGATGGTGGTAATAAAAATAACGTGGTTTAGCTTAAAGATCAAATACAATCAGTAAGCATTAgttgccttctctttcttccccactgAGGATGCCAACAATCATATAGACAAATCTCTTCATGTGGCCGATTTTGCGATAAACCCAGATGCTGAATGACTGGAGAAGAGAAGAATATAAGTGAAAGAAAGGGTTGAGTAGCTCTGGATGGGACAGGCGTTTACTCTGCCAGTTCTAAAGAAGAGtctgatttctcttttctgtctttctgtggaCAAATAGGAAATTCCCAAAACGCCAGACCATGCCCCATCCAGGACCTTCTATTTATATACTGTGAACATCCTGTCAGCTGCCCGAATGTTGCTGCACAGGTGCTACAAGGTAACTGCTTCTGGACCTTCTCCCCATTCCTTCCACCGGACAAGTCTCACCCTCATGCCCCCTTTAGCTATTCTACTTGAGCTACTTAAATAGAACCATGtgcatttctgtgtttcttctctcccctcagagCATAGCCAACTTAATAGAAAGGAGACAGTTTGAAACCAAAGAGAACAAGTAAGTAGCATTTTCAATTGAGTAATTACATTTTTCAAGGTCAAAGTCTTGAAGGGAAATTTCCTGTGGAAATAGAGACCAAAAGAGACAATAACCAGTCTAGTCGCATTGAAATATTGTCTTGGGTTGACATAAATCATACATTAGTCTAAACTGCTCTAATATACCCCCAGTAAAATAATTTGGCAGATTAAATTTATGAGAAATGTACAAACTGGCATTAAACAGATGAGAGGCAGTAAGAGTTTGAGGAGTGAAGTCGTATATTTAGTTAAATTTGTAAAAACTGGTTAGTGGGTGACAGTATCTATTTGATCAGGAACGTGGGAGATGGGGGAGTTCTGCCATAAGGCTAACAGGTAAGAGAATCTCCCAGGCTAGGGGACATACCTCAGAGTTGTGTTTGTCTGACAGGCGTCTGCTGGAAAAGTCACAGAGGGTAGAAGCCATTATTGCATCTATGCAGGCTACAGGTGCAGAGGACGCACAGCTACAAGAAATAGAGGAAATGATCACAGCCCCTGAACGCCAGCAGCTAGAAACCCTGAAGCGTAATGTCAACAAGTAAGTATCATAAAGTTCAGACCTATGTTTCAAAATACCTTTCAGAAAAATCCACCTTGATACCCTGCTAACACTCCAACTTCACCCAAGCAATCCTAAACTCACTGTCTTCCTCCCCAGCTCGACTGGCAGAATTTAATCCACCTGTTTTCCTAAGCTAAGAACTCTGAAAGCATCTTCAGCTTCTTCTCCCTTACCACACTCTTATTCACCAAGTCTGTTGATTTAAGCTCAGTAGTGTGCCTCAATCTGGCCTTTCATCTTGGTCCTCATGCAGGCCTCCATCACTTATTTTCTAGACCTTTGCCGTCACCTCTGCCTTCAAACTATGTCTTAAAGTGCCTTCAAGTCCATTTTCCATGGCCTCCGATCTTAAATATGCTCATGAATGTTCAGTCTGGAAAACGCTTTCCCTTTTTCACTCAGGTTGGATGCCAGTGAGATCCAAGTGGATGAAACCATCTTCCTGCTGGAGTCATATATTGAGAGCACCATGAAGAGACAATGACCTGGAAAAAGAGCCTTCCTCAAAAAGTCTGAGGagattggaaggaaaaataaaggcagTGCCTGATGCATTCTTTACAGTGGAATATGTTGCAGATTCTTATACTGGAAtgccctctccatccctcctgcCTAGAATACGCcagaaagttttttaaagtttgctgaAACTGTCTTAGCCCCATCACTGTATTCTCCCTTCATCAGATTTTGACAGAGGAAAGGACCTTAAATCAACTAGAGTAATCATCTATCAGATGCATCATTTCTCACCAGGAAATCAGCCGTGCCTGTGTTTGAACATCCCTAGCAGTGGAAGAAACTTTTTCCTGAGTAGTTCATTCCATTCTCAAATTACCCCTGTTCTCTATTTTGTTAAATTGTAAtcttacatacacacaaacacacacacacagtacgcGATGGGCCAGCAGGTGGATTGGCCCCAGCATTCACAGCAGAATCTACAGTTTGCCATCTCCAAGCTTCTAGCACATCTGAAACTGTGTGTAAGAcacagcacaatgcctggcatatggtaaacACTCAAGAAGTCATTGCCTTCGTCTTCTCCATGGTTTCTTAAAAGTAGCAATTCTAAGTTTTCTCTCTCAGTACCATGGGTAGATGATTCATCTCAATGTAATTTGTCCCAGTAGCTTCAGTTCATTTAAAGCAGGTAGGTGTCGTTACAATCTCTTTAGTTTCCTCTTACCAGTGTCCGTTCTAATTCATTAAGATTAATGAATTAGTCTAATTCAACAGTCAATTGGCAATTCATTGCTAGCCATTATACTGGATATaatatacaaagataaatacGATACCGTCCCTGCCTTCAAGCTACTCACCAtcctttactgagcacctgtcaGTGCCCAGGACTGGACCAGGCTctagggatacaaagatgaatatgcCAGTATAGCCTAGTGGGAGGAGACAAATAACAAGGAAATAATGAGGGCTCTAGTAGAAAAGTATTTTACACAAAGAGGTAAGGAAAGGAACAACAGAGAAAGTCACAATCTCTTTTGAATGATGAGGGTTTGCCaggtggaaggggaagggggtCCCAGAGGGAAGCAGAGCTTGGTTCCAGGAAGAACTGCAAATAGGATGTGACTAGAAAATAGGGCATAAATCCTGCCAGAACTGAGGCTGGAGAGACGGGCAGGAGCAAGGGGTGGTGGGTCCTCGCTATACTGTGCTTAGTAGGTTACCTTCTGAGCCATAGGAAGCAAGATGATTAGCTTTGTGTTTGAGAAAGATCACTCTGGAAGCAGCCTAAAGAATGAAGTAGGGGAAGGACTATTTTGGAGACTTGGGATAGTATCTCAGGCAGAACATAAGGAAGGCTTGGACTGGAACGATGGAGGCTGGAGAGAGACATGGATTTGAGAAAGTTTAAGGAGGTAGAATCCGCTGCATTGGGTTGGCAtttgaatgagaagaaaaagggagGTGTCAAAAATGTTTCCTGAGTGTCTGGCGAGGAGTCTTACGCAATTAATTCGTGGTGGCACCTACTATGGGAGGTAGGTGCGCGCAGAGCGACCGCGGGCGGCTGATGGTTCAGCCCTTGGCCGGCGGGATTGGACACGTGAGTTGAGAAATCAGTCTGGGATCACTCTTCTAAacagagaagagggggaagaaaagggaagctgAGATTGAGaggttttcttctttgtctcttagtAACTAACATTGCACCCGTGGCTCATCCCCCAGGGTTCTGCCTAAACGTCCCGGGGCGTTTGGCGGAAGCTTTCTAGGTCCCGACCCTGCGAACGCTGGACCAGCAGAGGGCGCCAGGTGGGCCGCGGCCCCAACCCCAGGGCGGCGTTATGGCCGCCGCGCGGGTGCTGCTGCTCCTGTCCGGGCGCGCGGAGTCGCCGAGCTTCGCCCAGAGTGTGTGTGGCCTCCTGGGCGCCGGGCCAGGGCTCGGGCCGTGGCCCACGCACTGCGGCTTGAAGCGAGGACGACTCGTCCTCTCGGACGGGCCATTCCCAGGCTCCTCGGCCAGGCTTCCGCTCCAGGTCGGGGGAAGGGGGAcccgggggaggagggggccccaGGAGGCGGGGAGCGGAGCAGGAGTGAAGAATCGAAGGAGGAGACCGGGGTCGGGCGGGAGCTGGCGTGAGAGGCCTGGGGTGCAAGTGTCGCCCCGACTCAACCTCCTGCCCCATCGCGCGCTGTCGCCCGACTTTTGCCCCAGTTCTGAAGCCTTAACCCGaacggctccctcccgccagcgACCCCCTTTCTGCCCTTTTGCGGCCCTGGACCAGCAGCTCAGGACTCCGGGGGCCGAGCTGCCCAGCAACCGAGGTGTGGATCTGGGTGTGGCCGTCCTTCTGCAGTCCAGCGACCAGTCTGTCTTGTTAACGCGCAGGACACGCACCCTCAGCGTTTCTCCCAACCTCTGGGTACCCCCAGGTGAGTGCCCCGAGGACAAGATCCCAAGTCCAGGGAAGAAAGTGGCCCTTCACCCAACAGTGTTATTCCCAGTTTCCAAAGGACAGAGAAACAGGCCCAGAAATGTGGTCGGTCCCCTTTTCACAAAGGATCACAACGGCATCAGCGCCCATGGGAGGGAGTAGTGTAAAtagtgtgtggggggtgggggtgggggggggggtgtccccgGCCAGGAACACCACCACTTACCTATCGGTCCCACTGTTGTCGCAGGTGGGCACGTGGGACTTGATGAAGAGGTAACCGGACTGCTGGCCCAACCTTCACCCTGCCCTGAAACCCGAGACTGGGGCTGCCTTGGGTGTGGGCCGAGGGGCTTGGAGGAGTCTGGCACCTGCCACTGTGACCTGTCCTTTGTTGCTCCCAGCTGTTGGACGGAGGGCTGCGAGAGCTTCAGGAGGAGACTGGACTACAGCTGCCCCACGGCCAGTTCTCTTGGGTCCCTCTGGGGTTATGGGAGGTGAGGCAGGAAGGTGGCAAAGGTCCCTTCCTATTTAACTAAGAGCCCTTAACAATTTCTTCTTAGTCCTACCTGCCTTGGCCCAGGAGAAACATTGGGGACCGGGGGGAGGGAAGTGGAGTCCCCAAATCCACAGTCTCC
The window above is part of the Prionailurus bengalensis isolate Pbe53 chromosome C1, Fcat_Pben_1.1_paternal_pri, whole genome shotgun sequence genome. Proteins encoded here:
- the NUDT17 gene encoding nucleoside diphosphate-linked moiety X motif 17 isoform X5; its protein translation is MAAARVLLLLSGRAESPSFAQSVCGLLGAGPGLGPWPTHCGLKRGRLVLSDGPFPGSSARLPLQVGGRGTRGRRGPQEAGSGAGVKNRRRRPGSGGSWRERPGVQVSPRLNLLPHRALSPDFCPSSEALTRTAPSRQRPPFCPFAALDQQLRTPGAELPSNRGVDLGVAVLLQSSDQSVLLTRRTRTLSVSPNLWVPPGGHVGLDEELLDGGLRELQEETGLQLPHGQFSWVPLGLWESAYPPRLSWGLPRYHHIILYLLVVSWESQQQLQSATKNRPATKREAMAKGPTCLAPGPDPTKPK
- the NUDT17 gene encoding nucleoside diphosphate-linked moiety X motif 17 isoform X2, translated to MAAARVLLLLSGRAESPSFAQSVCGLLGAGPGLGPWPTHCGLKRGRLVLSDGPFPGSSARLPLQVGGRGTRGRRGPQEAGSGAGVKNRRRRPGSGGSWRERPGVQVSPRLNLLPHRALSPDFCPSSEALTRTAPSRQRPPFCPFAALDQQLRTPGAELPSNRGVDLGVAVLLQSSDQSVLLTRRTRTLSVSPNLWVPPGGHVGLDEELLDGGLRELQEETGLQLPHGQFSWVPLGLWESAYPPRLSWGLPRYHHIILYLLVVSWESQQQLQARIQPNPSEVSAFMWLGPEIAAAVAAAEDGTETLTHLPRDLPPSVLGTRGGRKSSTPALAHIHAAADDPDHSRRQREGQRWDQVCPQALAAASGQVEPEWQPR
- the NUDT17 gene encoding nucleoside diphosphate-linked moiety X motif 17 isoform X6 — its product is MAAARVLLLLSGRAESPSFAQSVCGLLGAGPGLGPWPTHCGLKRGRLVLSDGPFPGSSARLPLQRPPFCPFAALDQQLRTPGAELPSNRGVDLGVAVLLQSSDQSVLLTRRTRTLSVSPNLWVPPGGHVGLDEELLDGGLRELQEETGLQLPHGQFSWVPLGLWESAYPPRLSWGLPRYHHIILYLLVVSWESQQQLQARIQPNPSEVSAFMWLGPEIAAAVAAAEDGTETLTHLPRDLPPSVLTVELGEDERAQPLPLPTSTLLRTTPTTAEGNERVSAGTKFALRLWLQHLGR
- the NUDT17 gene encoding nucleoside diphosphate-linked moiety X motif 17 isoform X4, whose amino-acid sequence is MAAARVLLLLSGRAESPSFAQSVCGLLGAGPGLGPWPTHCGLKRGRLVLSDGPFPGSSARLPLQRPPFCPFAALDQQLRTPGAELPSNRGVDLGVAVLLQSSDQSVLLTRRTRTLSVSPNLWVPPGGHVGLDEELLDGGLRELQEETGLQLPHGQFSWVPLGLWESAYPPRLSWGLPRYHHIILYLLVVSWESQQQLQARIQPNPSEVSAFMWLGPEIAAAVAAAEDGTETLTHLPRDLPPSVLPLLPWREDSVKWAKPQGTAQTGAVTMQYSGTRGGRKSSTPALAHIHAAADDPDHSRRQREGQRWDQVCPQALAAASGQVEPEWQPR
- the NUDT17 gene encoding nucleoside diphosphate-linked moiety X motif 17 isoform X3; its protein translation is MAAARVLLLLSGRAESPSFAQSVCGLLGAGPGLGPWPTHCGLKRGRLVLSDGPFPGSSARLPLQVGGRGTRGRRGPQEAGSGAGVKNRRRRPGSGGSWRERPGVQVSPRLNLLPHRALSPDFCPSSEALTRTAPSRQRPPFCPFAALDQQLRTPGAELPSNRGVDLGVAVLLQSSDQSVLLTRRTRTLSVSPNLWVPPGGHVGLDEELLDGGLRELQEETGLQLPHGQFSWVPLGLWESAYPPRLSWGLPRYHHIILYLLVVSWESQQQLQARIQPNPSEVSAFMWLGPEIAAAVAAAEDGTETLTHLPRDLPPSVLTVELGEDERAQPLPLPTSTLLRTTPTTAEGNERVSAGTKFALRLWLQHLGR
- the NUDT17 gene encoding nucleoside diphosphate-linked moiety X motif 17 isoform X1: MAAARVLLLLSGRAESPSFAQSVCGLLGAGPGLGPWPTHCGLKRGRLVLSDGPFPGSSARLPLQVGGRGTRGRRGPQEAGSGAGVKNRRRRPGSGGSWRERPGVQVSPRLNLLPHRALSPDFCPSSEALTRTAPSRQRPPFCPFAALDQQLRTPGAELPSNRGVDLGVAVLLQSSDQSVLLTRRTRTLSVSPNLWVPPGGHVGLDEELLDGGLRELQEETGLQLPHGQFSWVPLGLWESAYPPRLSWGLPRYHHIILYLLVVSWESQQQLQARIQPNPSEVSAFMWLGPEIAAAVAAAEDGTETLTHLPRDLPPSVLPLLPWREDSVKWAKPQGTAQTGAVTMQYSGTRGGRKSSTPALAHIHAAADDPDHSRRQREGQRWDQVCPQALAAASGQVEPEWQPR